In the Flavisolibacter tropicus genome, one interval contains:
- a CDS encoding tetratricopeptide repeat protein, whose amino-acid sequence MALFNRFNDQSDNSPAKEEWQSAKEHLDNNEYHECLQALAWGFRKDVNYMPLFQLATDCMGAIGAVDEQKLFEAVCSNQNDAKAYYDLGKTYSSIEHYDLAQVFYEKALLLDPKNEELPHDLALCYARRFNVSKALEVLTNNPPNDFWGLYFLNKCKILNQKMDGVQEFVNDLMAFLQEQPDQERVAVAKMKIEELQETVQRYNTIPTIQTHIRDWQYIQYGSVVLDYFEDSEDYVAGGRYVASWGSMESIKMLASKFKQFVNKLSISIQSIVSLPGRDSEIIGRVLAKELGIGFSFYDPEEVNHQALIVAANSSYFDAYEELSTVNSGQILFAANHNWLASTMISPDIIGFMTQSYSFPWNGGGMRVTDTESGAVESIPPDDRSEEEIATDIFNIEPSSDNSNEHLEFYLAHKDYLKGIGTLSGNKRYNLMIESPVPGSYFG is encoded by the coding sequence ATGGCACTATTTAACCGTTTCAATGATCAATCCGACAACTCACCAGCTAAAGAAGAATGGCAAAGCGCTAAGGAGCACTTAGATAATAACGAGTATCACGAATGCTTGCAAGCACTAGCATGGGGATTTAGAAAAGATGTGAACTATATGCCGCTGTTTCAGTTAGCAACGGATTGTATGGGCGCAATTGGTGCAGTAGACGAACAAAAACTGTTTGAAGCTGTCTGCAGTAATCAAAATGATGCAAAAGCATATTACGATTTAGGCAAGACTTATTCCAGCATTGAACACTACGACTTGGCTCAGGTCTTTTATGAAAAGGCATTGCTACTCGATCCAAAGAATGAAGAATTGCCTCACGATCTTGCGCTTTGCTATGCCAGGCGATTTAATGTAAGCAAGGCCTTGGAAGTACTTACCAATAATCCACCGAATGACTTCTGGGGTTTGTATTTTCTAAATAAGTGTAAGATCCTTAACCAGAAAATGGATGGAGTTCAGGAGTTTGTAAATGATCTAATGGCTTTTTTACAAGAACAGCCAGACCAGGAGCGAGTGGCTGTTGCCAAAATGAAAATAGAGGAGTTGCAAGAGACGGTACAGCGATACAACACCATTCCAACTATTCAAACACATATTCGCGATTGGCAATACATACAATATGGCAGTGTGGTGCTTGACTATTTTGAAGATAGTGAAGACTATGTAGCAGGTGGCCGCTATGTGGCTAGCTGGGGCTCCATGGAGTCAATTAAGATGCTTGCCAGTAAGTTCAAACAATTTGTAAATAAGCTTTCTATTTCCATTCAGTCTATTGTTTCACTGCCCGGAAGAGATTCTGAAATTATAGGAAGGGTGTTAGCAAAAGAGTTAGGTATTGGTTTTAGTTTTTATGATCCAGAAGAAGTTAATCACCAGGCGTTGATTGTGGCAGCCAACAGTTCTTATTTCGATGCCTATGAAGAACTAAGCACTGTCAACAGCGGGCAAATTCTTTTCGCGGCAAACCACAATTGGTTGGCAAGCACAATGATCAGTCCCGACATCATTGGCTTTATGACACAGAGCTATAGCTTTCCCTGGAATGGTGGTGGCATGCGCGTTACAGATACGGAAAGCGGCGCTGTTGAAAGCATCCCACCTGACGATCGTTCAGAAGAAGAAATAGCTACTGATATTTTCAACATAGAGCCATCATCAGACAATAGTAATGAGCACCTAGAATTTTATCTGGCCCATAAAGACTATCTAAAAGGTATTGGTACATTGTCAGGTAACAAGCGCTACAATCTTATGATCGAAAGCCCTGTTCCAGGATCTTATTTTGGATAA
- a CDS encoding VOC family protein — protein MNRMDLPLLQGIDTVIVRVSNIEVSKDWYINKLGLSSIWDDPKMKLVVLDTKSPTSLTLWQTDQSVMVNRETASYPIFRTPDAEALRQELLSRGVEAGAPIQDDHVKYFFFYDPDGNVLEACQVHE, from the coding sequence ATGAATAGAATGGATCTACCCCTACTGCAAGGCATCGACACCGTCATTGTACGTGTCTCCAACATTGAAGTTTCTAAAGACTGGTATATAAATAAACTAGGACTATCATCCATTTGGGATGATCCTAAAATGAAGCTCGTTGTTCTGGATACCAAAAGCCCTACCAGCTTAACGCTGTGGCAAACTGATCAATCGGTAATGGTTAACCGTGAAACAGCCTCTTATCCCATCTTCCGAACACCGGATGCTGAAGCTCTTCGTCAAGAACTATTAAGTAGGGGAGTAGAAGCTGGTGCACCCATTCAAGATGATCACGTAAAATACTTCTTCTTCTACGACCCCGATGGCAACGTGTTAGAAGCCTGCCAGGTACATGAATAA
- a CDS encoding cupin domain-containing protein encodes MKPSTLRYLALCLVVFISACESRTTQTKIAGTSDTNKKETFPLSNLVNEQKTAPDSAMIKLHAQHHPYKVLERRTVPGPFTPAGMKHFSDYAVTLDKMPTINPGPGEYVHVMEGQRFGYQNLTIGITETFPGGYPPMHTHEGEESHVLMDGEIMYALGDTLFTIKGPYMVNIPPMMPHAFKNIGTKTANLVVIFPTNVWKYDVVDYFPFEKKNQ; translated from the coding sequence ATGAAACCATCTACACTGCGCTACTTAGCCCTCTGTTTAGTAGTATTCATTTCGGCTTGTGAAAGCCGCACCACTCAAACGAAAATTGCCGGCACAAGCGATACGAACAAGAAAGAGACTTTTCCATTAAGTAATCTGGTCAATGAACAAAAAACAGCACCAGATTCGGCAATGATCAAGCTCCATGCGCAACACCACCCTTACAAAGTTTTGGAAAGACGCACTGTTCCGGGTCCATTCACACCAGCCGGCATGAAGCATTTCTCCGATTATGCGGTAACGTTAGACAAGATGCCAACCATTAATCCTGGCCCGGGTGAATATGTACATGTTATGGAAGGGCAACGTTTTGGGTATCAAAACCTTACCATAGGTATTACGGAAACTTTTCCGGGCGGCTACCCTCCTATGCATACGCATGAAGGCGAGGAATCGCATGTATTGATGGATGGCGAGATCATGTATGCCTTGGGCGATACATTGTTTACCATTAAAGGCCCTTATATGGTTAACATTCCACCGATGATGCCACATGCATTTAAAAACATTGGCACCAAGACTGCCAACCTGGTGGTTATTTTCCCAACCAATGTGTGGAAGTATGATGTGGTGGATTATTTTCCATTTGAAAAAAAGAATCAATAA
- a CDS encoding anion permease: MTQSTTTQATSAIAGEGTIKSTVTKPAKEISYKSLIATVIFGLILWFISPPEGVTQNAWHLLAIFLATIVGIITKAASMGTMSVVAMALVALTRVLDPNPVMAITKTLSGFGNSLIWLIVMSFFIARGFIKTGLGTRIACWFIKAMGKTPLGLAYSLSISELVLAPAIPSNTARSGGIIYPIIKSIAGMFDTDPANDASRKKIAAFLTLSAYNANIITSTMFLTATASNPLCQRFAADLGINITWGSWAMAAMVPGLVALIVTPLIIRKVLPPTLKDTKQALVIVNESLKEMGPISKNEWFMVATFFILLFLWILGGLFGIDATTTAFIGLSILLLGSVLNWEDVKSEKAAWDTMVWFAALVMMASNLNTLGFIGWFSNWIKGYIASLSWLAAFPIIIVVYFYSHYMFASATAHVAAMYAALLGVGVSLGIPPYLLAYMLGFIGSVFGTLTHYGHGPAPVLFGSGYVTVKEWWTVGAVLSIFFILNWMVVGGAWFKVLGLY; the protein is encoded by the coding sequence ATGACGCAATCCACTACTACGCAAGCCACCAGTGCAATTGCAGGTGAAGGAACGATCAAGTCAACCGTTACAAAGCCTGCCAAAGAGATCAGTTACAAATCCTTAATAGCCACAGTTATATTTGGATTGATCCTTTGGTTTATCTCCCCACCAGAAGGCGTTACGCAAAATGCCTGGCACCTGCTGGCCATCTTTTTAGCTACCATTGTGGGCATTATCACAAAGGCAGCCAGTATGGGCACTATGTCCGTAGTAGCTATGGCCCTGGTGGCTTTAACCCGGGTGCTGGATCCAAATCCGGTAATGGCAATCACTAAAACCTTAAGCGGTTTTGGTAATAGTCTCATTTGGCTGATCGTCATGTCATTTTTTATTGCGCGCGGCTTTATCAAAACGGGTTTGGGTACCCGTATTGCCTGTTGGTTTATTAAGGCAATGGGTAAAACTCCACTCGGTCTGGCTTACAGTCTGAGCATTTCGGAACTGGTACTGGCCCCTGCCATCCCCAGCAATACAGCCCGGTCAGGCGGTATCATTTATCCCATTATTAAGTCCATAGCAGGAATGTTTGACACCGATCCTGCCAATGATGCATCCAGGAAGAAGATTGCAGCCTTTCTGACGCTTAGTGCTTACAATGCCAACATCATTACATCCACTATGTTTTTAACCGCCACAGCCAGCAACCCCCTTTGTCAGCGGTTTGCTGCCGATCTGGGAATCAACATCACTTGGGGCTCCTGGGCCATGGCTGCAATGGTACCAGGGTTGGTGGCTTTGATTGTAACGCCCTTGATTATCCGAAAAGTGTTGCCGCCTACATTGAAGGATACAAAACAAGCACTTGTTATTGTAAACGAGAGTTTAAAGGAAATGGGCCCAATAAGCAAGAATGAATGGTTTATGGTCGCCACTTTTTTTATCCTGTTATTCCTATGGATCCTTGGCGGCCTGTTTGGTATTGATGCCACTACCACAGCCTTTATAGGCTTAAGCATTTTATTGCTTGGCAGTGTGTTGAACTGGGAAGATGTGAAAAGCGAAAAAGCAGCCTGGGACACCATGGTCTGGTTTGCCGCCTTGGTAATGATGGCCAGTAACCTCAACACGCTGGGCTTTATTGGCTGGTTTAGCAACTGGATCAAGGGTTACATAGCCTCCCTTTCGTGGCTGGCTGCCTTTCCCATTATTATCGTTGTTTATTTCTACAGTCATTACATGTTTGCTTCTGCTACAGCCCATGTGGCAGCTATGTATGCAGCCTTATTAGGAGTGGGCGTTTCGTTAGGTATACCGCCTTACTTACTGGCATACATGTTAGGTTTTATTGGTTCAGTGTTTGGAACACTTACGCACTATGGTCATGGACCGGCGCCGGTATTGTTTGGTAGTGGCTATGTTACGGTAAAAGAATGGTGGACCGTAGGAGCTGTCTTAAGTATCTTTTTTATATTGAACTGGATGGTGGTCGGCGGTGCCTGGTTTAAGGTGCTGGGCTTGTATTAG